One Equus asinus isolate D_3611 breed Donkey chromosome 26, EquAss-T2T_v2, whole genome shotgun sequence genomic window carries:
- the LOC106840877 gene encoding leukocyte immunoglobulin-like receptor subfamily B member 3 isoform X35 has product MGGRARTPVLTALLCLVLCPGLWNQVQAGAAPKPSIWADPAPMVTKGSSVTIWCQGSLQAEVYHLYKERVSIPVKTETPQDSSNKTSFSIESMSSHTAGLYQCAYNTSMNSSSERSDALPLLVTGVYNAPSLSAHPGPVVASGENVSLLCSSENTSVTFHLLKEGGADPPRHMESRTHHRRGQALFPVGPVNTSHGGTYRCYGSHSSYPYVWSHPSNPLHLEVTGMYEKPFLSAQLGRVSWGDNVTLQCGSEIWFDTFHLSKEGSPAPPQLLRLQDTAAPFQANFTIGPVTSDHEGTYRCYGSHSTSPHLLSLPSDPLELRVSGLTWYLNVLIGVTVAFVLLLSLLLLFLLTRHQRQDKRRTPGAADPQPKHRGLQISSSPAADTQEQTLSDAAVKDTQPEEGVELGHQSLHDEDPQGATYAQVNHSRARLRQGVATSPAPLSEELLNAKHRQAEEDRQMHRQAAASEDPQDVTYAQLNHLILRREMTPPSSQSEEPPAEPSVYAALAIH; this is encoded by the exons atgggaggcagggccaggacaCCTGTCCTCACTGCCCTTCTCTGCCTGG TGCTGTGTCCGGGCCTGTGGAACCAGGTACAGGCGG GAGCTGCCCCCAAACCCTCCATCTGGGCTGACCCCGCCCCCATGGTCACCAAGGGGAGCTCTGTGACCATCTGGTGTCAGGGGTCTTTGCAGGCTGAAGTCTACCATCTGTATAAAGAGAGGGTCTCTATACCCGTGAAGACAGAGACCCCACAGGACTCCAGCAACAAGACCAGTTTCTCCATCGAATCTATGAGCTCACACACTGCAGGGCTGTATCAGTGTGCGTACAACACCAGCATGAACAGCTCATCAGAGCGCAGTGACGCCCTGCCCCTGCTGGTGACAG gaGTGTACAACGCACCCTCCCTCTCAGCCCACCCAGGCCCTGTGGTGGCTTCAGGAGAGAATGTGTCCCTCTTGTGCAGCTCAGAGAACACATCTGTCACTTTCCATCTGCTGAAGGAGGGAGGAGCTGACCCTCCCAGACACATGGAATCAAGGACCCATCATAGGAGGGGGCAGGCCCTCTTCCCTGTGGGCCCTGTGAACACCTCCCATGGGGGGACCTACAGATGCTATGGTTCTCACAGCTCCTACCCCTATGTGTGGTCACACCCCAGCAACCCTCTGCATCTCGAAGTCACAG GGATGTATGAGAAACCCTTTCTCTCAGCCCAGCTGGGGAGAGTGTCCTGGGGAGACAATGTGACCCTGCAGTGTGGCTCTGAGATCTGGTTCGATACCTTCCATCTGTCCAAGGAGGGGTCAcctgctcctccccagctccttcGTCTGCAGGACACGGCCGCCCCCTTTCAGGCCAACTTCACCATCGGTCCTGTGACCTCAGACCATGAGGGGACCTACAGGTGCTACGGCTCACACAGCACCTCCCCCCACCTGTTGTCACTGCCCAGTGACCCCCTGGAGCTCCGGGTCTCAG GTCTCACATGGTATCTGAACGTTCTGATTGGAGTCACGGTGGCCTTCgtcctgctcctctccctcctcctcctcttcctccttaccCGACACCAGCGTCAGGACAAACGCAGGACACCAG GGGCTGCAGACCCACAGCCCAAGCACAGAGGCCTGCAGATCAG ctccagtCCAGCTGCTGACACCCAGGAACAGACCCTCT CAGATGCCGCCGTGAAGGACACACAGCCTGAGGAGGGCGTGGAGCTGGGCCATCAG AGCCTCCATGATGAAGACCCCCAAGGAGCGACATACGCCCAGGTGAACCACTCAAGAGCAAGACTCAGGCAGGGAGTGGCCACCTCTCCTGCCCCACTGTCAGAGGAACTGTTGAACGCTAAGCACAGACAAGCAGAAGAGGACAGACAGATGCACAGACAG GCTGCTGCATCTGAAGACCCCCAGGACGTGACCTATGCCCAGCTGAACCACTTGATCCTCAGACGGGAGATGACACCCCCTTCCTCCCAGTCAGAGGAgcccccagcagagcccagcGTGTACGCTGCTCTGGCCATCCATTAG
- the LOC106840877 gene encoding leukocyte immunoglobulin-like receptor subfamily B member 3 isoform X32: MGGRARTPVLTALLCLVLCPGLWNQVQAGAAPKPSIWADPAPMVTKGSSVTIWCQGSLQAEVYHLYKERVSIPVKTETPQDSSNKTSFSIESMSSHTAGLYQCAYNTSMNSSSERSDALPLLVTGVYNAPSLSAHPGPVVASGENVSLLCSSENTSVTFHLLKEGGADPPRHMESRTHHRRGQALFPVGPVNTSHGGTYRCYGSHSSYPYVWSHPSNPLHLEVTGMYEKPFLSAQLGRVSWGDNVTLQCGSEIWFDTFHLSKEGSPAPPQLLRLQDTAAPFQANFTIGPVTSDHEGTYRCYGSHSTSPHLLSLPSDPLELRVSGLTWYLNVLIGVTVAFVLLLSLLLLFLLTRHQRQDKRRTPAQTQADLQFPAGAADPQPKHRGLQISSSPAADTQEQTLYAAVKDTQPEEGVELGHQQSLHDEDPQGATYAQVNHSRARLRQGVATSPAPLSEELLNAKHRQAEEDRQMHRQAAASEDPQDVTYAQLNHLILRREMTPPSSQSEEPPAEPSVYAALAIH, encoded by the exons atgggaggcagggccaggacaCCTGTCCTCACTGCCCTTCTCTGCCTGG TGCTGTGTCCGGGCCTGTGGAACCAGGTACAGGCGG GAGCTGCCCCCAAACCCTCCATCTGGGCTGACCCCGCCCCCATGGTCACCAAGGGGAGCTCTGTGACCATCTGGTGTCAGGGGTCTTTGCAGGCTGAAGTCTACCATCTGTATAAAGAGAGGGTCTCTATACCCGTGAAGACAGAGACCCCACAGGACTCCAGCAACAAGACCAGTTTCTCCATCGAATCTATGAGCTCACACACTGCAGGGCTGTATCAGTGTGCGTACAACACCAGCATGAACAGCTCATCAGAGCGCAGTGACGCCCTGCCCCTGCTGGTGACAG gaGTGTACAACGCACCCTCCCTCTCAGCCCACCCAGGCCCTGTGGTGGCTTCAGGAGAGAATGTGTCCCTCTTGTGCAGCTCAGAGAACACATCTGTCACTTTCCATCTGCTGAAGGAGGGAGGAGCTGACCCTCCCAGACACATGGAATCAAGGACCCATCATAGGAGGGGGCAGGCCCTCTTCCCTGTGGGCCCTGTGAACACCTCCCATGGGGGGACCTACAGATGCTATGGTTCTCACAGCTCCTACCCCTATGTGTGGTCACACCCCAGCAACCCTCTGCATCTCGAAGTCACAG GGATGTATGAGAAACCCTTTCTCTCAGCCCAGCTGGGGAGAGTGTCCTGGGGAGACAATGTGACCCTGCAGTGTGGCTCTGAGATCTGGTTCGATACCTTCCATCTGTCCAAGGAGGGGTCAcctgctcctccccagctccttcGTCTGCAGGACACGGCCGCCCCCTTTCAGGCCAACTTCACCATCGGTCCTGTGACCTCAGACCATGAGGGGACCTACAGGTGCTACGGCTCACACAGCACCTCCCCCCACCTGTTGTCACTGCCCAGTGACCCCCTGGAGCTCCGGGTCTCAG GTCTCACATGGTATCTGAACGTTCTGATTGGAGTCACGGTGGCCTTCgtcctgctcctctccctcctcctcctcttcctccttaccCGACACCAGCGTCAGGACAAACGCAGGACACCAG CCCAGACACAGGCTGATCTCCAATTTCCTGCAGGGGCTGCAGACCCACAGCCCAAGCACAGAGGCCTGCAGATCAG ctccagtCCAGCTGCTGACACCCAGGAACAGACCCTCT ATGCCGCCGTGAAGGACACACAGCCTGAGGAGGGCGTGGAGCTGGGCCATCAG cAGAGCCTCCATGATGAAGACCCCCAAGGAGCGACATACGCCCAGGTGAACCACTCAAGAGCAAGACTCAGGCAGGGAGTGGCCACCTCTCCTGCCCCACTGTCAGAGGAACTGTTGAACGCTAAGCACAGACAAGCAGAAGAGGACAGACAGATGCACAGACAG GCTGCTGCATCTGAAGACCCCCAGGACGTGACCTATGCCCAGCTGAACCACTTGATCCTCAGACGGGAGATGACACCCCCTTCCTCCCAGTCAGAGGAgcccccagcagagcccagcGTGTACGCTGCTCTGGCCATCCATTAG
- the LOC106840877 gene encoding leukocyte immunoglobulin-like receptor subfamily B member 3 isoform X18, giving the protein MGGRARTPVLTALLCLVLCPGLWNQVQAGAAPKPSIWADPAPMVTKGSSVTIWCQGSLQAEVYHLYKERVSIPVKTETPQDSSNKTSFSIESMSSHTAGLYQCAYNTSMNSSSERSDALPLLVTGVYNAPSLSAHPGPVVASGENVSLLCSSENTSVTFHLLKEGGADPPRHMESRTHHRRGQALFPVGPVNTSHGGTYRCYGSHSSYPYVWSHPSNPLHLEVTGVYREPSLSAQSGSLVLSGDNLTLQCRSEAGFDKFALTRDEALTPPQHLHGQHSANFPLGHVDHTHRGQYRCYGRHNLSYAWSAPSAPLDILVAGMYEKPFLSAQLGRVSWGDNVTLQCGSEIWFDTFHLSKEGSPAPPQLLRLQDTAAPFQANFTIGPVTSDHEGTYRCYGSHSTSPHLLSLPSDPLELRVSGLTWYLNVLIGVTVAFVLLLSLLLLFLLTRHQRQDKRRTPGAADPQPKHRGLQISSSPAADTQEQTLYAAVKDTQPEEGVELGHQQSLHDEDPQGATYAQVNHSRARLRQGVATSPAPLSEELLNAKHRQAEEDRQMHRQAAASEDPQDVTYAQLNHLILRREMTPPSSQSEEPPAEPSVYAALAIH; this is encoded by the exons atgggaggcagggccaggacaCCTGTCCTCACTGCCCTTCTCTGCCTGG TGCTGTGTCCGGGCCTGTGGAACCAGGTACAGGCGG GAGCTGCCCCCAAACCCTCCATCTGGGCTGACCCCGCCCCCATGGTCACCAAGGGGAGCTCTGTGACCATCTGGTGTCAGGGGTCTTTGCAGGCTGAAGTCTACCATCTGTATAAAGAGAGGGTCTCTATACCCGTGAAGACAGAGACCCCACAGGACTCCAGCAACAAGACCAGTTTCTCCATCGAATCTATGAGCTCACACACTGCAGGGCTGTATCAGTGTGCGTACAACACCAGCATGAACAGCTCATCAGAGCGCAGTGACGCCCTGCCCCTGCTGGTGACAG gaGTGTACAACGCACCCTCCCTCTCAGCCCACCCAGGCCCTGTGGTGGCTTCAGGAGAGAATGTGTCCCTCTTGTGCAGCTCAGAGAACACATCTGTCACTTTCCATCTGCTGAAGGAGGGAGGAGCTGACCCTCCCAGACACATGGAATCAAGGACCCATCATAGGAGGGGGCAGGCCCTCTTCCCTGTGGGCCCTGTGAACACCTCCCATGGGGGGACCTACAGATGCTATGGTTCTCACAGCTCCTACCCCTATGTGTGGTCACACCCCAGCAACCCTCTGCATCTCGAAGTCACAG gtGTGTACAGGGAGCCCTCCCTCTCAGCCCAATCTGGCTCGCTGGTGCTCTCTGGAGACAACCTGACCCTCCAGTGTCGCTCAGAGGCCGGCTTTGACAAATTCGCTCTTACCAGGGATGAGGCGCTCACACCCCCCCAGCATCTTCATGGGCAGCACAGCGCCAACTTCCCCCTGGGCCATGTGGACCACACCCACAGGGGCCAGTACAGATGCTATGGTAGACACAACCTCTCCTATGCATGGTCAGCCCCCAGCGCACCCCTGGACATCCTGGTCGCAG GGATGTATGAGAAACCCTTTCTCTCAGCCCAGCTGGGGAGAGTGTCCTGGGGAGACAATGTGACCCTGCAGTGTGGCTCTGAGATCTGGTTCGATACCTTCCATCTGTCCAAGGAGGGGTCAcctgctcctccccagctccttcGTCTGCAGGACACGGCCGCCCCCTTTCAGGCCAACTTCACCATCGGTCCTGTGACCTCAGACCATGAGGGGACCTACAGGTGCTACGGCTCACACAGCACCTCCCCCCACCTGTTGTCACTGCCCAGTGACCCCCTGGAGCTCCGGGTCTCAG GTCTCACATGGTATCTGAACGTTCTGATTGGAGTCACGGTGGCCTTCgtcctgctcctctccctcctcctcctcttcctccttaccCGACACCAGCGTCAGGACAAACGCAGGACACCAG GGGCTGCAGACCCACAGCCCAAGCACAGAGGCCTGCAGATCAG ctccagtCCAGCTGCTGACACCCAGGAACAGACCCTCT ATGCCGCCGTGAAGGACACACAGCCTGAGGAGGGCGTGGAGCTGGGCCATCAG cAGAGCCTCCATGATGAAGACCCCCAAGGAGCGACATACGCCCAGGTGAACCACTCAAGAGCAAGACTCAGGCAGGGAGTGGCCACCTCTCCTGCCCCACTGTCAGAGGAACTGTTGAACGCTAAGCACAGACAAGCAGAAGAGGACAGACAGATGCACAGACAG GCTGCTGCATCTGAAGACCCCCAGGACGTGACCTATGCCCAGCTGAACCACTTGATCCTCAGACGGGAGATGACACCCCCTTCCTCCCAGTCAGAGGAgcccccagcagagcccagcGTGTACGCTGCTCTGGCCATCCATTAG
- the LOC106840877 gene encoding leukocyte immunoglobulin-like receptor subfamily B member 3 isoform X20 translates to MDFLSCLHNWGPWEAGPGHLSSLPFSAWCCVRACGTRYRRAEVYHLYKERVSIPVKTETPQDSSNKTSFSIESMSSHTAGLYQCAYNTSMNSSSERSDALPLLVTGVYNAPSLSAHPGPVVASGENVSLLCSSENTSVTFHLLKEGGADPPRHMESRTHHRRGQALFPVGPVNTSHGGTYRCYGSHSSYPYVWSHPSNPLHLEVTGVYREPSLSAQSGSLVLSGDNLTLQCRSEAGFDKFALTRDEALTPPQHLHGQHSANFPLGHVDHTHRGQYRCYGRHNLSYAWSAPSAPLDILVAGMYEKPFLSAQLGRVSWGDNVTLQCGSEIWFDTFHLSKEGSPAPPQLLRLQDTAAPFQANFTIGPVTSDHEGTYRCYGSHSTSPHLLSLPSDPLELRVSGLTWYLNVLIGVTVAFVLLLSLLLLFLLTRHQRQDKRRTPAQTQADLQFPAGAADPQPKHRGLQISSSPAADTQEQTLYAAVKDTQPEEGVELGHQSLHDEDPQGATYAQVNHSRARLRQGVATSPAPLSEELLNAKHRQAEEDRQMHRQAAASEDPQDVTYAQLNHLILRREMTPPSSQSEEPPAEPSVYAALAIH, encoded by the exons ATGGACTTTCTCAGTTGTCTGCACAACTGGGGACCatgggaggcagggccaggacaCCTGTCCTCACTGCCCTTCTCTGCCTGG TGCTGTGTCCGGGCCTGTGGAACCAGGTACAGGCGG GCTGAAGTCTACCATCTGTATAAAGAGAGGGTCTCTATACCCGTGAAGACAGAGACCCCACAGGACTCCAGCAACAAGACCAGTTTCTCCATCGAATCTATGAGCTCACACACTGCAGGGCTGTATCAGTGTGCGTACAACACCAGCATGAACAGCTCATCAGAGCGCAGTGACGCCCTGCCCCTGCTGGTGACAG gaGTGTACAACGCACCCTCCCTCTCAGCCCACCCAGGCCCTGTGGTGGCTTCAGGAGAGAATGTGTCCCTCTTGTGCAGCTCAGAGAACACATCTGTCACTTTCCATCTGCTGAAGGAGGGAGGAGCTGACCCTCCCAGACACATGGAATCAAGGACCCATCATAGGAGGGGGCAGGCCCTCTTCCCTGTGGGCCCTGTGAACACCTCCCATGGGGGGACCTACAGATGCTATGGTTCTCACAGCTCCTACCCCTATGTGTGGTCACACCCCAGCAACCCTCTGCATCTCGAAGTCACAG gtGTGTACAGGGAGCCCTCCCTCTCAGCCCAATCTGGCTCGCTGGTGCTCTCTGGAGACAACCTGACCCTCCAGTGTCGCTCAGAGGCCGGCTTTGACAAATTCGCTCTTACCAGGGATGAGGCGCTCACACCCCCCCAGCATCTTCATGGGCAGCACAGCGCCAACTTCCCCCTGGGCCATGTGGACCACACCCACAGGGGCCAGTACAGATGCTATGGTAGACACAACCTCTCCTATGCATGGTCAGCCCCCAGCGCACCCCTGGACATCCTGGTCGCAG GGATGTATGAGAAACCCTTTCTCTCAGCCCAGCTGGGGAGAGTGTCCTGGGGAGACAATGTGACCCTGCAGTGTGGCTCTGAGATCTGGTTCGATACCTTCCATCTGTCCAAGGAGGGGTCAcctgctcctccccagctccttcGTCTGCAGGACACGGCCGCCCCCTTTCAGGCCAACTTCACCATCGGTCCTGTGACCTCAGACCATGAGGGGACCTACAGGTGCTACGGCTCACACAGCACCTCCCCCCACCTGTTGTCACTGCCCAGTGACCCCCTGGAGCTCCGGGTCTCAG GTCTCACATGGTATCTGAACGTTCTGATTGGAGTCACGGTGGCCTTCgtcctgctcctctccctcctcctcctcttcctccttaccCGACACCAGCGTCAGGACAAACGCAGGACACCAG CCCAGACACAGGCTGATCTCCAATTTCCTGCAGGGGCTGCAGACCCACAGCCCAAGCACAGAGGCCTGCAGATCAG ctccagtCCAGCTGCTGACACCCAGGAACAGACCCTCT ATGCCGCCGTGAAGGACACACAGCCTGAGGAGGGCGTGGAGCTGGGCCATCAG AGCCTCCATGATGAAGACCCCCAAGGAGCGACATACGCCCAGGTGAACCACTCAAGAGCAAGACTCAGGCAGGGAGTGGCCACCTCTCCTGCCCCACTGTCAGAGGAACTGTTGAACGCTAAGCACAGACAAGCAGAAGAGGACAGACAGATGCACAGACAG GCTGCTGCATCTGAAGACCCCCAGGACGTGACCTATGCCCAGCTGAACCACTTGATCCTCAGACGGGAGATGACACCCCCTTCCTCCCAGTCAGAGGAgcccccagcagagcccagcGTGTACGCTGCTCTGGCCATCCATTAG
- the LOC106840877 gene encoding leukocyte immunoglobulin-like receptor subfamily B member 3 isoform X26: MGGRARTPVLTALLCLVLCPGLWNQVQAGAAPKPSIWADPAPMVTKGSSVTIWCQGSLQAEVYHLYKERVSIPVKTETPQDSSNKTSFSIESMSSHTAGLYQCAYNTSMNSSSERSDALPLLVTGVYNAPSLSAHPGPVVASGENVSLLCSSENTSVTFHLLKEGGADPPRHMESRTHHRRGQALFPVGPVNTSHGGTYRCYGSHSSYPYVWSHPSNPLHLEVTGMYEKPFLSAQLGRVSWGDNVTLQCGSEIWFDTFHLSKEGSPAPPQLLRLQDTAAPFQANFTIGPVTSDHEGTYRCYGSHSTSPHLLSLPSDPLELRVSGDSEDPLSPGESGTRWGLTWYLNVLIGVTVAFVLLLSLLLLFLLTRHQRQDKRRTPAQTQADLQFPAGAADPQPKHRGLQISSSPAADTQEQTLYAAVKDTQPEEGVELGHQQSLHDEDPQGATYAQVNHSRARLRQGVATSPAPLSEELLNAKHRQAEEDRQMHRQAAASEDPQDVTYAQLNHLILRREMTPPSSQSEEPPAEPSVYAALAIH; the protein is encoded by the exons atgggaggcagggccaggacaCCTGTCCTCACTGCCCTTCTCTGCCTGG TGCTGTGTCCGGGCCTGTGGAACCAGGTACAGGCGG GAGCTGCCCCCAAACCCTCCATCTGGGCTGACCCCGCCCCCATGGTCACCAAGGGGAGCTCTGTGACCATCTGGTGTCAGGGGTCTTTGCAGGCTGAAGTCTACCATCTGTATAAAGAGAGGGTCTCTATACCCGTGAAGACAGAGACCCCACAGGACTCCAGCAACAAGACCAGTTTCTCCATCGAATCTATGAGCTCACACACTGCAGGGCTGTATCAGTGTGCGTACAACACCAGCATGAACAGCTCATCAGAGCGCAGTGACGCCCTGCCCCTGCTGGTGACAG gaGTGTACAACGCACCCTCCCTCTCAGCCCACCCAGGCCCTGTGGTGGCTTCAGGAGAGAATGTGTCCCTCTTGTGCAGCTCAGAGAACACATCTGTCACTTTCCATCTGCTGAAGGAGGGAGGAGCTGACCCTCCCAGACACATGGAATCAAGGACCCATCATAGGAGGGGGCAGGCCCTCTTCCCTGTGGGCCCTGTGAACACCTCCCATGGGGGGACCTACAGATGCTATGGTTCTCACAGCTCCTACCCCTATGTGTGGTCACACCCCAGCAACCCTCTGCATCTCGAAGTCACAG GGATGTATGAGAAACCCTTTCTCTCAGCCCAGCTGGGGAGAGTGTCCTGGGGAGACAATGTGACCCTGCAGTGTGGCTCTGAGATCTGGTTCGATACCTTCCATCTGTCCAAGGAGGGGTCAcctgctcctccccagctccttcGTCTGCAGGACACGGCCGCCCCCTTTCAGGCCAACTTCACCATCGGTCCTGTGACCTCAGACCATGAGGGGACCTACAGGTGCTACGGCTCACACAGCACCTCCCCCCACCTGTTGTCACTGCCCAGTGACCCCCTGGAGCTCCGGGTCTCAG GAGACTCTGAGGATCCACTCTCCCCCGGGGAGTCAGGCACAAGGTGGG GTCTCACATGGTATCTGAACGTTCTGATTGGAGTCACGGTGGCCTTCgtcctgctcctctccctcctcctcctcttcctccttaccCGACACCAGCGTCAGGACAAACGCAGGACACCAG CCCAGACACAGGCTGATCTCCAATTTCCTGCAGGGGCTGCAGACCCACAGCCCAAGCACAGAGGCCTGCAGATCAG ctccagtCCAGCTGCTGACACCCAGGAACAGACCCTCT ATGCCGCCGTGAAGGACACACAGCCTGAGGAGGGCGTGGAGCTGGGCCATCAG cAGAGCCTCCATGATGAAGACCCCCAAGGAGCGACATACGCCCAGGTGAACCACTCAAGAGCAAGACTCAGGCAGGGAGTGGCCACCTCTCCTGCCCCACTGTCAGAGGAACTGTTGAACGCTAAGCACAGACAAGCAGAAGAGGACAGACAGATGCACAGACAG GCTGCTGCATCTGAAGACCCCCAGGACGTGACCTATGCCCAGCTGAACCACTTGATCCTCAGACGGGAGATGACACCCCCTTCCTCCCAGTCAGAGGAgcccccagcagagcccagcGTGTACGCTGCTCTGGCCATCCATTAG
- the LOC106840877 gene encoding leukocyte immunoglobulin-like receptor subfamily B member 3 isoform X12: MGGRARTPVLTALLCLVLCPGLWNQVQAGAAPKPSIWADPAPMVTKGSSVTIWCQGSLQAEVYHLYKERVSIPVKTETPQDSSNKTSFSIESMSSHTAGLYQCAYNTSMNSSSERSDALPLLVTGVYNAPSLSAHPGPVVASGENVSLLCSSENTSVTFHLLKEGGADPPRHMESRTHHRRGQALFPVGPVNTSHGGTYRCYGSHSSYPYVWSHPSNPLHLEVTGVYREPSLSAQSGSLVLSGDNLTLQCRSEAGFDKFALTRDEALTPPQHLHGQHSANFPLGHVDHTHRGQYRCYGRHNLSYAWSAPSAPLDILVAGMYEKPFLSAQLGRVSWGDNVTLQCGSEIWFDTFHLSKEGSPAPPQLLRLQDTAAPFQANFTIGPVTSDHEGTYRCYGSHSTSPHLLSLPSDPLELRVSGDSEDPLSPGESGTRWGLTWYLNVLIGVTVAFVLLLSLLLLFLLTRHQRQDKRRTPGAADPQPKHRGLQISSSPAADTQEQTLSDAAVKDTQPEEGVELGHQQSLHDEDPQGATYAQVNHSRARLRQGVATSPAPLSEELLNAKHRQAEEDRQMHRQAAASEDPQDVTYAQLNHLILRREMTPPSSQSEEPPAEPSVYAALAIH; encoded by the exons atgggaggcagggccaggacaCCTGTCCTCACTGCCCTTCTCTGCCTGG TGCTGTGTCCGGGCCTGTGGAACCAGGTACAGGCGG GAGCTGCCCCCAAACCCTCCATCTGGGCTGACCCCGCCCCCATGGTCACCAAGGGGAGCTCTGTGACCATCTGGTGTCAGGGGTCTTTGCAGGCTGAAGTCTACCATCTGTATAAAGAGAGGGTCTCTATACCCGTGAAGACAGAGACCCCACAGGACTCCAGCAACAAGACCAGTTTCTCCATCGAATCTATGAGCTCACACACTGCAGGGCTGTATCAGTGTGCGTACAACACCAGCATGAACAGCTCATCAGAGCGCAGTGACGCCCTGCCCCTGCTGGTGACAG gaGTGTACAACGCACCCTCCCTCTCAGCCCACCCAGGCCCTGTGGTGGCTTCAGGAGAGAATGTGTCCCTCTTGTGCAGCTCAGAGAACACATCTGTCACTTTCCATCTGCTGAAGGAGGGAGGAGCTGACCCTCCCAGACACATGGAATCAAGGACCCATCATAGGAGGGGGCAGGCCCTCTTCCCTGTGGGCCCTGTGAACACCTCCCATGGGGGGACCTACAGATGCTATGGTTCTCACAGCTCCTACCCCTATGTGTGGTCACACCCCAGCAACCCTCTGCATCTCGAAGTCACAG gtGTGTACAGGGAGCCCTCCCTCTCAGCCCAATCTGGCTCGCTGGTGCTCTCTGGAGACAACCTGACCCTCCAGTGTCGCTCAGAGGCCGGCTTTGACAAATTCGCTCTTACCAGGGATGAGGCGCTCACACCCCCCCAGCATCTTCATGGGCAGCACAGCGCCAACTTCCCCCTGGGCCATGTGGACCACACCCACAGGGGCCAGTACAGATGCTATGGTAGACACAACCTCTCCTATGCATGGTCAGCCCCCAGCGCACCCCTGGACATCCTGGTCGCAG GGATGTATGAGAAACCCTTTCTCTCAGCCCAGCTGGGGAGAGTGTCCTGGGGAGACAATGTGACCCTGCAGTGTGGCTCTGAGATCTGGTTCGATACCTTCCATCTGTCCAAGGAGGGGTCAcctgctcctccccagctccttcGTCTGCAGGACACGGCCGCCCCCTTTCAGGCCAACTTCACCATCGGTCCTGTGACCTCAGACCATGAGGGGACCTACAGGTGCTACGGCTCACACAGCACCTCCCCCCACCTGTTGTCACTGCCCAGTGACCCCCTGGAGCTCCGGGTCTCAG GAGACTCTGAGGATCCACTCTCCCCCGGGGAGTCAGGCACAAGGTGGG GTCTCACATGGTATCTGAACGTTCTGATTGGAGTCACGGTGGCCTTCgtcctgctcctctccctcctcctcctcttcctccttaccCGACACCAGCGTCAGGACAAACGCAGGACACCAG GGGCTGCAGACCCACAGCCCAAGCACAGAGGCCTGCAGATCAG ctccagtCCAGCTGCTGACACCCAGGAACAGACCCTCT CAGATGCCGCCGTGAAGGACACACAGCCTGAGGAGGGCGTGGAGCTGGGCCATCAG cAGAGCCTCCATGATGAAGACCCCCAAGGAGCGACATACGCCCAGGTGAACCACTCAAGAGCAAGACTCAGGCAGGGAGTGGCCACCTCTCCTGCCCCACTGTCAGAGGAACTGTTGAACGCTAAGCACAGACAAGCAGAAGAGGACAGACAGATGCACAGACAG GCTGCTGCATCTGAAGACCCCCAGGACGTGACCTATGCCCAGCTGAACCACTTGATCCTCAGACGGGAGATGACACCCCCTTCCTCCCAGTCAGAGGAgcccccagcagagcccagcGTGTACGCTGCTCTGGCCATCCATTAG